In Cydia splendana chromosome 3, ilCydSple1.2, whole genome shotgun sequence, one DNA window encodes the following:
- the LOC134806610 gene encoding cytosolic carboxypeptidase Nna1-like isoform X3: MSDNLEIKSEGEQCEQQNDNGTFISNFLQNNIKTNQFEVSTDAKTFRTTAKLKEPRDLFALPKELDCPQQAPRWPSECQVVEERIQHISWSPACPEPYYNATGKELRPQPVGEEAGTVIFQYYPMSAVNYFSRSTVGGSRLFISACATAGGDDELRFESRFESGNLAKAVKITSSYYELHLRTDLYTNRHMQWFYFKVTNTKKQMMYRFSIVNLSKAESLYNEGMRPLLYSTKDANLHSIGWRRCGDNIAYYKNDPTCEEEEQFPNYTLTFNIEFPHADDAVYIAHCYPYTYADLQEYLSRLQSHPVKSTFSKLRLLCRTLAGNNVYYLTITAPPNPNEMEPKKKKAVVITGRVHPGETPSSWMMKGFIDYLTGDSNQARELREKFIFKLVPMLNPDGVIVGNNRCSLTGKDLNRQYRTVIRETYPPVWHTKLMIRRLQEECGVAMYLDLHAHSRKHNIFIYGCESRRNSDRRLQEQVFPLMLHKNAADKFSFENCKFRIQRSKEGTGRVVVWMLGVANSYTMEASFGGSELGSRMSTHFSVQDYESLGRTFCETLLDFYDENPSKERLRTKIVTRLLKEGSNADEPTNIDLSDYSSDEGDTSSSSSESGAIRRPIEVLQPAPPSSPILPNIHRDISDVSIEHRMPSYLELGSYKIQNDPPLQQPRKQIIKLEKINRIEKKKTKRETLQVSRATIDLTSDAMTDGSSDAESCDENLSPIRRVQKLLHFTKSKPRRKKKMPPELKIIPAPTSDSPYQSDKEKKTPLGRRPRSVSLFNEPTEKPRLIPSSWHQFRRLPPPKFLSDSKNRTLLQPAELQVKLNVLKRNVWTGVPAEEKGPLSWGISSFAMNSYFTDSEALLRSCSKKLEEIEGERKKSKDDKKKKKSKTKKISLKVPNAADEVTETAGKSPKSWKKKGKLKHTKSEGSPYMNNPSFTDIPLNTQQLSQKSNNPDKQAKSRFRKGAFVATAIQSKRNNKINSLILSDNSDSDDSTQSTKKVKKKSKTAKPRLRKAATEIKTSKN, translated from the exons ATGTCTGataatttagaaataaaatcgGAAGGCGAACAATGCGAGCAGCAAAACGATAATG GCACGTTTATATCAAACTTTCTTCAAAACAACATCAAGACCAATCAATTCGAAGTGAGTACTGACGCAAAGACGTTCCGGACTACGGCGAAGCTTAAGGAGCCACGGGATTTGTTCGCACTACCTAAGGAACTGGACTGTCCTCAACAAGCGCCTAGGTGGCCCTCGGAATGTCAA GTAGTGGAGGAAAGAATACAACATATATCATGGAGTCCGGCGTGTCCGGAACCCTACTACAATGCCACGGGGAAGGAACTGCGACCACAACCAGTCGGTGAAGAAGCTGGGACTGTCATCTTCCAGTATTACCCGATGAGTGCCGTGAATTAT tttagtAGATCTACCGTGGGTGGGTCCCGTCTGTTCATATCAGCTTGTGCCACTGCTGGTGGTGATGATGAATTACGATTTGAATCGCGATTCGAAAGTGGGAACCTAGCCAAAGCAGTGAAAATTACATCTTCGTATTACGAACTTCACCTCCGTACTGATCTCTACACGAACAGGCATATGCAATGGTTTTATTTTAAAGTGACAAACACGAAAAAGCAAATGATGTACAG GTTTTCTATAGTAAACTTGTCGAAGGCGGAAAGCTTATACAATGAAGGCATGCGACCTTTATTATACTCCACGAAAGACGCAAACCTACATTCGATTGGTTGGAGGCGCTGCGGCGATAACATCGCGTACTACAAGAATGACCCTAC ATGCGAAGAAGAGGAACAATTCCCGAACTACACCTTGACGTTTAACATAGAATTTCCTCACGCGGATGACGCGGTGTACATCGCGCATTGCTACCCCTACACGTACGCCGATCTACAGGAATACTTATCGAGATTACAGTCACATCCAGTCAAATCCACTTTCTCTAAACTGAGACTACTTTGTCGAACTTTGGCTGGAAATAATGTATACTATCTTACCATAACTGCACCTCCAAATCCCAACGAAATGGAGCCAAAG AAAAAGAAGGCAGTTGTTATAACAGGGAGAGTACATCCCGGGGAAACTCCATCGTCATGGATGATGAAAGGTTTTATAGATTACTTAACCGGTGACTCAAACCAAGCACGCGAGTTGCGGGAAAAGTTTATATTCAAACTAGTGCCAATGTTGAACCCGGATGGC GTAATCGTGGGTAATAATCGCTGTTCATTGACCGGAAAGGATTTGAACAGGCAATATCGGACCGTTATACGAGAAACTTATCCACCTGTCTGGCATACAAAACTGATGATACGgag aTTGCAGGAGGAATGCGGTGTAGCGATGTACTTGGATTTACATGCGCATTCCCGAAAacacaatatatttatttacggcTGTGAGAGTAGAAGAAATTCGGATAGAAGGTTACAGGAACAAGTTTTTCCCTTGATGTTACACAAAAACGCTGCTGACAAG TTCTCCTTTGAAAATTGCAAATTCAGAATCCAACGAAGTAAAGAAGGAACAGGTAGAGTAGTTGTGTGGATGCTCGGTGTAGCAAACAGCTACACGATGGAAGCATCTTTCGGGGGATCGGAGCTAGGCAGCAGGATGTCCACGCACTTCTCGGTTCAAGATTACGAGAGTTTGGGACGAACGTTTTGTGAAACTTTACTCGACTTTTACGACGAAAACCCGAGTAAAGAAAGGCTGAGGACGAAAATTGTAACAAGGCTGCTGAAAGAAGGGTCAAATGCCGACGAACCAACCAATATTGATTTGTCTGATTACTCCag TGACGAGGGAGACACGTCCAGTAGTAGTTCAGAATCAGGTGCTATAAGAAGACCCATAGAGGTACTGCAGCCCGCACCACCATCCTCTCCCATTTTGCCCAATATCCACAGAGATATTAGTGATGTGAGTATAGAGCACAGAATGCCCTCTTACTTGGAACTAGGAtcttacaaaatacaaaatgatCCTCCTTTGCAGCAACCgagaaaacaaataataaaattggagaAAATTAACAGGATCGAAAAGAAGAAAACTAAGCGAGAAACTTTGCAG GTTTCAAGAGCGACAATTGATTTGACATCAGATGCAATGACAGACGGGTCCTCGGATGCTGAATCATGTGATGAAAATCTCAGTCCAATAAGAAGAGTTCAAAAACTTCTGCATTTCACCAAATCTAAACCtaggaggaagaagaagatgccGCCAGAGCTGAAAATTATACCGGCACCG ACAAGTGATTCTCCATATCAATCGGACAAGGAGAAGAAAACTCCTCTAGGTAGGCGACCACGCAGCGTGTCTTTGTTTAATGAACCTACAGAGAAGCCAAGATTAATCCCCTCTTCGTGGCACCAATTTAGACGCTTGCCCCCTCCAAA GTTTCTATCAGACAGTAAGAACAGAACCTTATTGCAACCTGCAGAGCTGCAGGTGAAACTAAATGTGTTGAAGAGAAATGTTTGGACTGGTGTTCCGGCTGAAGAGAAGGGGCCCCTGTCCTGGGGTATCTCTAGTTTTGCCATGAACTCTTACTTTACAGACAGTGAGGCTTTGTTACG GTCCTGTTCAAAAAAACTGGAGGAAATTGAAGGAGAAAGAAAAAAGAGTAAAGACgacaagaaaaagaaaaaatccaAGACCAAAAAGATTTCTCTTAAAGTGCCAAATGCTGCAGATGAAGTGACAGAGACTGCTGGTAAATCACCTAAAAGTTGGAAGAAAAAGGGAAA GCTAAAACATACTAAATCAGAGGGATCTCCATACATGAACAATCCAAGTTTTACTGATATACCTCTGAACACACAACAGCTTTCACAAAAATCAAACAATCCTGACAAACAAGCAAAGTCCAGATTTAGAAAAGGTGCCTTTGTGGCCACAGCCATCCAGAGCAAAAggaataacaaaataaatagctTGATATTGTCAGATAACTCTGATAGTGATGATTCTACTCAATCAACAAAGAAAGTAAAGAAAAAATCAAAGACAGCAAAACCTAGGTTACGTAAAGCTGCAACAGAGATTAAGACTAGCAAAAACTGA
- the LOC134806610 gene encoding cytosolic carboxypeptidase 2-like isoform X2: MLWWKQLERAQASVIMIEMEEQRKQEYIDSTTVTLALPIPSRDPVLEDNLLIANLEQVKSLQASLFPICNKGTFISNFLQNNIKTNQFEVSTDAKTFRTTAKLKEPRDLFALPKELDCPQQAPRWPSECQVVEERIQHISWSPACPEPYYNATGKELRPQPVGEEAGTVIFQYYPMSAVNYFSRSTVGGSRLFISACATAGGDDELRFESRFESGNLAKAVKITSSYYELHLRTDLYTNRHMQWFYFKVTNTKKQMMYRFSIVNLSKAESLYNEGMRPLLYSTKDANLHSIGWRRCGDNIAYYKNDPTCEEEEQFPNYTLTFNIEFPHADDAVYIAHCYPYTYADLQEYLSRLQSHPVKSTFSKLRLLCRTLAGNNVYYLTITAPPNPNEMEPKKKKAVVITGRVHPGETPSSWMMKGFIDYLTGDSNQARELREKFIFKLVPMLNPDGVIVGNNRCSLTGKDLNRQYRTVIRETYPPVWHTKLMIRRLQEECGVAMYLDLHAHSRKHNIFIYGCESRRNSDRRLQEQVFPLMLHKNAADKFSFENCKFRIQRSKEGTGRVVVWMLGVANSYTMEASFGGSELGSRMSTHFSVQDYESLGRTFCETLLDFYDENPSKERLRTKIVTRLLKEGSNADEPTNIDLSDYSSDEGDTSSSSSESGAIRRPIEVLQPAPPSSPILPNIHRDISDQPRKQIIKLEKINRIEKKKTKRETLQVSRATIDLTSDAMTDGSSDAESCDENLSPIRRVQKLLHFTKSKPRRKKKMPPELKIIPAPTSDSPYQSDKEKKTPLGRRPRSVSLFNEPTEKPRLIPSSWHQFRRLPPPKFLSDSKNRTLLQPAELQVKLNVLKRNVWTGVPAEEKGPLSWGISSFAMNSYFTDSEALLRSCSKKLEEIEGERKKSKDDKKKKKSKTKKISLKVPNAADEVTETAGKSPKSWKKKGKLKHTKSEGSPYMNNPSFTDIPLNTQQLSQKSNNPDKQAKSRFRKGAFVATAIQSKRNNKINSLILSDNSDSDDSTQSTKKVKKKSKTAKPRLRKAATEIKTSKN, encoded by the exons ATGTTATGGTGGAAACAACTTGAAAGAGCACAGGCCAGCGTAATAATGATAGAAATGGAGGAACAAAGGAAACAAGAGTACATAGACAGTACTACGGTGACATTAGCACTCCCGATCCCCAGTAGAGACCCAGTATTGGAAGACAATTTGCTAATAGCCAATTTAGAGCAAGTTAAATCGCTACAAGCATCCCTCTTTCCTATTTGCAATAAAG GCACGTTTATATCAAACTTTCTTCAAAACAACATCAAGACCAATCAATTCGAAGTGAGTACTGACGCAAAGACGTTCCGGACTACGGCGAAGCTTAAGGAGCCACGGGATTTGTTCGCACTACCTAAGGAACTGGACTGTCCTCAACAAGCGCCTAGGTGGCCCTCGGAATGTCAA GTAGTGGAGGAAAGAATACAACATATATCATGGAGTCCGGCGTGTCCGGAACCCTACTACAATGCCACGGGGAAGGAACTGCGACCACAACCAGTCGGTGAAGAAGCTGGGACTGTCATCTTCCAGTATTACCCGATGAGTGCCGTGAATTAT tttagtAGATCTACCGTGGGTGGGTCCCGTCTGTTCATATCAGCTTGTGCCACTGCTGGTGGTGATGATGAATTACGATTTGAATCGCGATTCGAAAGTGGGAACCTAGCCAAAGCAGTGAAAATTACATCTTCGTATTACGAACTTCACCTCCGTACTGATCTCTACACGAACAGGCATATGCAATGGTTTTATTTTAAAGTGACAAACACGAAAAAGCAAATGATGTACAG GTTTTCTATAGTAAACTTGTCGAAGGCGGAAAGCTTATACAATGAAGGCATGCGACCTTTATTATACTCCACGAAAGACGCAAACCTACATTCGATTGGTTGGAGGCGCTGCGGCGATAACATCGCGTACTACAAGAATGACCCTAC ATGCGAAGAAGAGGAACAATTCCCGAACTACACCTTGACGTTTAACATAGAATTTCCTCACGCGGATGACGCGGTGTACATCGCGCATTGCTACCCCTACACGTACGCCGATCTACAGGAATACTTATCGAGATTACAGTCACATCCAGTCAAATCCACTTTCTCTAAACTGAGACTACTTTGTCGAACTTTGGCTGGAAATAATGTATACTATCTTACCATAACTGCACCTCCAAATCCCAACGAAATGGAGCCAAAG AAAAAGAAGGCAGTTGTTATAACAGGGAGAGTACATCCCGGGGAAACTCCATCGTCATGGATGATGAAAGGTTTTATAGATTACTTAACCGGTGACTCAAACCAAGCACGCGAGTTGCGGGAAAAGTTTATATTCAAACTAGTGCCAATGTTGAACCCGGATGGC GTAATCGTGGGTAATAATCGCTGTTCATTGACCGGAAAGGATTTGAACAGGCAATATCGGACCGTTATACGAGAAACTTATCCACCTGTCTGGCATACAAAACTGATGATACGgag aTTGCAGGAGGAATGCGGTGTAGCGATGTACTTGGATTTACATGCGCATTCCCGAAAacacaatatatttatttacggcTGTGAGAGTAGAAGAAATTCGGATAGAAGGTTACAGGAACAAGTTTTTCCCTTGATGTTACACAAAAACGCTGCTGACAAG TTCTCCTTTGAAAATTGCAAATTCAGAATCCAACGAAGTAAAGAAGGAACAGGTAGAGTAGTTGTGTGGATGCTCGGTGTAGCAAACAGCTACACGATGGAAGCATCTTTCGGGGGATCGGAGCTAGGCAGCAGGATGTCCACGCACTTCTCGGTTCAAGATTACGAGAGTTTGGGACGAACGTTTTGTGAAACTTTACTCGACTTTTACGACGAAAACCCGAGTAAAGAAAGGCTGAGGACGAAAATTGTAACAAGGCTGCTGAAAGAAGGGTCAAATGCCGACGAACCAACCAATATTGATTTGTCTGATTACTCCag TGACGAGGGAGACACGTCCAGTAGTAGTTCAGAATCAGGTGCTATAAGAAGACCCATAGAGGTACTGCAGCCCGCACCACCATCCTCTCCCATTTTGCCCAATATCCACAGAGATATTAGTGAT CAACCgagaaaacaaataataaaattggagaAAATTAACAGGATCGAAAAGAAGAAAACTAAGCGAGAAACTTTGCAG GTTTCAAGAGCGACAATTGATTTGACATCAGATGCAATGACAGACGGGTCCTCGGATGCTGAATCATGTGATGAAAATCTCAGTCCAATAAGAAGAGTTCAAAAACTTCTGCATTTCACCAAATCTAAACCtaggaggaagaagaagatgccGCCAGAGCTGAAAATTATACCGGCACCG ACAAGTGATTCTCCATATCAATCGGACAAGGAGAAGAAAACTCCTCTAGGTAGGCGACCACGCAGCGTGTCTTTGTTTAATGAACCTACAGAGAAGCCAAGATTAATCCCCTCTTCGTGGCACCAATTTAGACGCTTGCCCCCTCCAAA GTTTCTATCAGACAGTAAGAACAGAACCTTATTGCAACCTGCAGAGCTGCAGGTGAAACTAAATGTGTTGAAGAGAAATGTTTGGACTGGTGTTCCGGCTGAAGAGAAGGGGCCCCTGTCCTGGGGTATCTCTAGTTTTGCCATGAACTCTTACTTTACAGACAGTGAGGCTTTGTTACG GTCCTGTTCAAAAAAACTGGAGGAAATTGAAGGAGAAAGAAAAAAGAGTAAAGACgacaagaaaaagaaaaaatccaAGACCAAAAAGATTTCTCTTAAAGTGCCAAATGCTGCAGATGAAGTGACAGAGACTGCTGGTAAATCACCTAAAAGTTGGAAGAAAAAGGGAAA GCTAAAACATACTAAATCAGAGGGATCTCCATACATGAACAATCCAAGTTTTACTGATATACCTCTGAACACACAACAGCTTTCACAAAAATCAAACAATCCTGACAAACAAGCAAAGTCCAGATTTAGAAAAGGTGCCTTTGTGGCCACAGCCATCCAGAGCAAAAggaataacaaaataaatagctTGATATTGTCAGATAACTCTGATAGTGATGATTCTACTCAATCAACAAAGAAAGTAAAGAAAAAATCAAAGACAGCAAAACCTAGGTTACGTAAAGCTGCAACAGAGATTAAGACTAGCAAAAACTGA
- the LOC134806610 gene encoding cytosolic carboxypeptidase 2-like isoform X1 has product MLWWKQLERAQASVIMIEMEEQRKQEYIDSTTVTLALPIPSRDPVLEDNLLIANLEQVKSLQASLFPICNKGTFISNFLQNNIKTNQFEVSTDAKTFRTTAKLKEPRDLFALPKELDCPQQAPRWPSECQVVEERIQHISWSPACPEPYYNATGKELRPQPVGEEAGTVIFQYYPMSAVNYFSRSTVGGSRLFISACATAGGDDELRFESRFESGNLAKAVKITSSYYELHLRTDLYTNRHMQWFYFKVTNTKKQMMYRFSIVNLSKAESLYNEGMRPLLYSTKDANLHSIGWRRCGDNIAYYKNDPTCEEEEQFPNYTLTFNIEFPHADDAVYIAHCYPYTYADLQEYLSRLQSHPVKSTFSKLRLLCRTLAGNNVYYLTITAPPNPNEMEPKKKKAVVITGRVHPGETPSSWMMKGFIDYLTGDSNQARELREKFIFKLVPMLNPDGVIVGNNRCSLTGKDLNRQYRTVIRETYPPVWHTKLMIRRLQEECGVAMYLDLHAHSRKHNIFIYGCESRRNSDRRLQEQVFPLMLHKNAADKFSFENCKFRIQRSKEGTGRVVVWMLGVANSYTMEASFGGSELGSRMSTHFSVQDYESLGRTFCETLLDFYDENPSKERLRTKIVTRLLKEGSNADEPTNIDLSDYSSDEGDTSSSSSESGAIRRPIEVLQPAPPSSPILPNIHRDISDVSIEHRMPSYLELGSYKIQNDPPLQQPRKQIIKLEKINRIEKKKTKRETLQVSRATIDLTSDAMTDGSSDAESCDENLSPIRRVQKLLHFTKSKPRRKKKMPPELKIIPAPTSDSPYQSDKEKKTPLGRRPRSVSLFNEPTEKPRLIPSSWHQFRRLPPPKFLSDSKNRTLLQPAELQVKLNVLKRNVWTGVPAEEKGPLSWGISSFAMNSYFTDSEALLRSCSKKLEEIEGERKKSKDDKKKKKSKTKKISLKVPNAADEVTETAGKSPKSWKKKGKLKHTKSEGSPYMNNPSFTDIPLNTQQLSQKSNNPDKQAKSRFRKGAFVATAIQSKRNNKINSLILSDNSDSDDSTQSTKKVKKKSKTAKPRLRKAATEIKTSKN; this is encoded by the exons ATGTTATGGTGGAAACAACTTGAAAGAGCACAGGCCAGCGTAATAATGATAGAAATGGAGGAACAAAGGAAACAAGAGTACATAGACAGTACTACGGTGACATTAGCACTCCCGATCCCCAGTAGAGACCCAGTATTGGAAGACAATTTGCTAATAGCCAATTTAGAGCAAGTTAAATCGCTACAAGCATCCCTCTTTCCTATTTGCAATAAAG GCACGTTTATATCAAACTTTCTTCAAAACAACATCAAGACCAATCAATTCGAAGTGAGTACTGACGCAAAGACGTTCCGGACTACGGCGAAGCTTAAGGAGCCACGGGATTTGTTCGCACTACCTAAGGAACTGGACTGTCCTCAACAAGCGCCTAGGTGGCCCTCGGAATGTCAA GTAGTGGAGGAAAGAATACAACATATATCATGGAGTCCGGCGTGTCCGGAACCCTACTACAATGCCACGGGGAAGGAACTGCGACCACAACCAGTCGGTGAAGAAGCTGGGACTGTCATCTTCCAGTATTACCCGATGAGTGCCGTGAATTAT tttagtAGATCTACCGTGGGTGGGTCCCGTCTGTTCATATCAGCTTGTGCCACTGCTGGTGGTGATGATGAATTACGATTTGAATCGCGATTCGAAAGTGGGAACCTAGCCAAAGCAGTGAAAATTACATCTTCGTATTACGAACTTCACCTCCGTACTGATCTCTACACGAACAGGCATATGCAATGGTTTTATTTTAAAGTGACAAACACGAAAAAGCAAATGATGTACAG GTTTTCTATAGTAAACTTGTCGAAGGCGGAAAGCTTATACAATGAAGGCATGCGACCTTTATTATACTCCACGAAAGACGCAAACCTACATTCGATTGGTTGGAGGCGCTGCGGCGATAACATCGCGTACTACAAGAATGACCCTAC ATGCGAAGAAGAGGAACAATTCCCGAACTACACCTTGACGTTTAACATAGAATTTCCTCACGCGGATGACGCGGTGTACATCGCGCATTGCTACCCCTACACGTACGCCGATCTACAGGAATACTTATCGAGATTACAGTCACATCCAGTCAAATCCACTTTCTCTAAACTGAGACTACTTTGTCGAACTTTGGCTGGAAATAATGTATACTATCTTACCATAACTGCACCTCCAAATCCCAACGAAATGGAGCCAAAG AAAAAGAAGGCAGTTGTTATAACAGGGAGAGTACATCCCGGGGAAACTCCATCGTCATGGATGATGAAAGGTTTTATAGATTACTTAACCGGTGACTCAAACCAAGCACGCGAGTTGCGGGAAAAGTTTATATTCAAACTAGTGCCAATGTTGAACCCGGATGGC GTAATCGTGGGTAATAATCGCTGTTCATTGACCGGAAAGGATTTGAACAGGCAATATCGGACCGTTATACGAGAAACTTATCCACCTGTCTGGCATACAAAACTGATGATACGgag aTTGCAGGAGGAATGCGGTGTAGCGATGTACTTGGATTTACATGCGCATTCCCGAAAacacaatatatttatttacggcTGTGAGAGTAGAAGAAATTCGGATAGAAGGTTACAGGAACAAGTTTTTCCCTTGATGTTACACAAAAACGCTGCTGACAAG TTCTCCTTTGAAAATTGCAAATTCAGAATCCAACGAAGTAAAGAAGGAACAGGTAGAGTAGTTGTGTGGATGCTCGGTGTAGCAAACAGCTACACGATGGAAGCATCTTTCGGGGGATCGGAGCTAGGCAGCAGGATGTCCACGCACTTCTCGGTTCAAGATTACGAGAGTTTGGGACGAACGTTTTGTGAAACTTTACTCGACTTTTACGACGAAAACCCGAGTAAAGAAAGGCTGAGGACGAAAATTGTAACAAGGCTGCTGAAAGAAGGGTCAAATGCCGACGAACCAACCAATATTGATTTGTCTGATTACTCCag TGACGAGGGAGACACGTCCAGTAGTAGTTCAGAATCAGGTGCTATAAGAAGACCCATAGAGGTACTGCAGCCCGCACCACCATCCTCTCCCATTTTGCCCAATATCCACAGAGATATTAGTGATGTGAGTATAGAGCACAGAATGCCCTCTTACTTGGAACTAGGAtcttacaaaatacaaaatgatCCTCCTTTGCAGCAACCgagaaaacaaataataaaattggagaAAATTAACAGGATCGAAAAGAAGAAAACTAAGCGAGAAACTTTGCAG GTTTCAAGAGCGACAATTGATTTGACATCAGATGCAATGACAGACGGGTCCTCGGATGCTGAATCATGTGATGAAAATCTCAGTCCAATAAGAAGAGTTCAAAAACTTCTGCATTTCACCAAATCTAAACCtaggaggaagaagaagatgccGCCAGAGCTGAAAATTATACCGGCACCG ACAAGTGATTCTCCATATCAATCGGACAAGGAGAAGAAAACTCCTCTAGGTAGGCGACCACGCAGCGTGTCTTTGTTTAATGAACCTACAGAGAAGCCAAGATTAATCCCCTCTTCGTGGCACCAATTTAGACGCTTGCCCCCTCCAAA GTTTCTATCAGACAGTAAGAACAGAACCTTATTGCAACCTGCAGAGCTGCAGGTGAAACTAAATGTGTTGAAGAGAAATGTTTGGACTGGTGTTCCGGCTGAAGAGAAGGGGCCCCTGTCCTGGGGTATCTCTAGTTTTGCCATGAACTCTTACTTTACAGACAGTGAGGCTTTGTTACG GTCCTGTTCAAAAAAACTGGAGGAAATTGAAGGAGAAAGAAAAAAGAGTAAAGACgacaagaaaaagaaaaaatccaAGACCAAAAAGATTTCTCTTAAAGTGCCAAATGCTGCAGATGAAGTGACAGAGACTGCTGGTAAATCACCTAAAAGTTGGAAGAAAAAGGGAAA GCTAAAACATACTAAATCAGAGGGATCTCCATACATGAACAATCCAAGTTTTACTGATATACCTCTGAACACACAACAGCTTTCACAAAAATCAAACAATCCTGACAAACAAGCAAAGTCCAGATTTAGAAAAGGTGCCTTTGTGGCCACAGCCATCCAGAGCAAAAggaataacaaaataaatagctTGATATTGTCAGATAACTCTGATAGTGATGATTCTACTCAATCAACAAAGAAAGTAAAGAAAAAATCAAAGACAGCAAAACCTAGGTTACGTAAAGCTGCAACAGAGATTAAGACTAGCAAAAACTGA